The Sulfurimonas aquatica genomic sequence TTGAGAAGATGAAAACAGTACTCTATAGTGATGATATAAATTTACTTTCACACTGGCAAAAATCTCTTGAAAACCTATGTGATGTATATGATGACCTTGACTCTTTGTATGAGATAAAAGAGAGTATTATTATTATCAATTTTTCAGCTTGTTTACCCGAGTGTAGTTATGTTTTAGCCGAGCTAAATAAAAATAATAATAGAGTTTTAATCCTTCACAGAACACCTGACTTTGAAGTGGCAAAAAAGATGATCCATTTAGGTGCTTTTGGTTATGGAAATGCACTTATGCGAGACCATTTTATAGTCTCTGCAGTAAATACAATTAGAGATGGAATGGTCTGGCTCTATCCAGAATATACATCGCAACTAATTATGGAAATTAGACCAAAAGAAGAGAATCAAGATGCATTACTAGTTAGTTTAACATCAAGAGAAAAAGAGGTTGCTCTTCTTTTAAAAGATGGGCTTACCTATAAAGATATTGCAATTAAACTAGATATAACACCAAGAACGGTTAAGGCTCATGCTCAAAATACATATGCAAAACTTCATGTAAAAGATAGAGTAGCATTAGCACTTTTACTAAAGTAAATACTCTCCTCTAAACCCCTATAAACAAGCAATTTTACACTTTCTTGTCCCTCTGGACAATACCCTTTTATATTTGAACTCGTTATAATAGTTCCAATATTATATTTTTAGGGGATTATTATGAAAGCATCAATAGGAAAAGTAACAGAACTAGAAGGTACATTTTTCGCTCAAGACAAATCTGGAGAGATTTTTAAGCTAAAAGTTGGTGACAGCATTACTGAAGGTATGTTAGTTTATGGAGCAAGTGATAATAGCTCATCTGCATCTTTAAAAATATCTATGCAAAATGTTGAAGAGCCAATTGTTTTGAGTGGTTTAGATAAGCAACTTTTTGATCTATCTATAATAGAAGATGCTGGATTAGAAGAGGCTGTTTCCCCTGACAGCGTTAACCTAGCACTTGATGAAAGCATATATGCTGATAGTGATAACCCAGATGCTAAAGTTGGTGAGGATACAGAAGAAGATGAAACAGCAGCGGGTGAAGACCAAGCAGCAGTAGGTCACTCTTTTTCTGATACATTTGCAGACAGAGATGCGGCAGAAGTTGATATTAATAGTGATCTGCGTGGAGCTGAATTTCCTCAAGAAGAGTTAATTACTCGGACAGATGGTGAAAGAATTCAAACTAGAAATAGTATCTCTCTGTCTGGAACTGCACTAGTAGAAGAGGGTGAAATAAGTAGTTATACTTTAGAACTACAAAAAGCTCCAACAGTAGATATGGTTGTTACTATCAATATATCTGACATTACAACAAATGGGGATATTTTAAACACTTCTATTGAGGTGATAATTCCTGCTGGAAGTTCAACTATTTCATTTGCAATAAATAATCTAGATGACATGATAAAAGAAAATTCTGAAGATTATAGAGTAACTATAGTTGGAACAACTAATGGTGGCTTTGACTCAATAAGTATCGAAAACCCTGAAGTTATTACTACTATTATAGATGAGATAACGCCATCTGAAGAAGATACAACAAGACTCACTCTTTCGGACATATCTGTTAGTGAAGGAAGCTCTAACGCTACTATTGAGGCATCTTTAAATCATGCCCCAGTAGAATCTCCATTAGTAATCGCTTTAGACAATGGAGCAACTATCACATTCGAAGTCGGTCAGAGAGTGGCAACTTCAACTCCATTTGCAATCCAAGGTGATGATGTTTACATAGACGGTGAAGTAATTACTTTAGCTGCAACAGTTACATCTGGTGGAGCTGAGTTTGAAAACCTAGTAACTACTGATACAGCGACGGTTACAGTTGTAGATACTATAGATACAACAACTCTAAGCCTAAGCGGAGCAACAACAGCAAATGAGGGAGATACTCCTATATACACGGTAAGTGTAGACAACGCACCATTAGAAGATATGACTGTAGACATTACTTACAGCTATACAAGTGCATCAACAGGGGATATAGTTACAAACACTAATCAAGTAACAATTTTAAAAGATACAAACTCAGTTGACTTCAACTTAGATATTGTAGATGACAATATTGCTGAAAACGCAGAAACATTTGATGTTACTATTTCAAATCCATCTCAAGGTAGTTTTGAGAATGTAGTTATAGGTAATAGTACAGTTACTACAACTATATTAGGTAACGACACTCCTTCTATCTCTATCAACGATGTAATCGTAAACGAAGATGATGGAACTATGACATTTACAGTTACACTAAGTAACCCAAGTAATTTACCAGTAAGTGTAGATTATGCAAGTGTAGATGGAACAGCAACGGCAGGATTAGACTATACAGCAACAAGTGGTAGCCTTACTTTTAACCCAGGTGTTCTTACTCAAACTATCACAGTAACAGTAAACGATGACTTTATTAATGAAGGAAGCGAGACCTTAGATATGGTTCTAAGTAACCCTTCAAACGCAACTATCTCAGATAATACAGGTCTAGGTATCATTACAGATGAACCAACACCATCAACTGCCGATACTATCTCTGTAACTCTTAGTGGAGATACAGCAGTAACTGAAGGTGGGACTGCATCGTATACGGTAACGCTGAGTGAAAATGCAATCACTCCAATGGATGTAGTAGTAACTACAGGGCATGTTACAACAGAAAATGGCGACCTGATTCCAGCAACTATAACAGTAACTATCCCAGCAAACTCAAACTCTGTAAACTTTACAGTGGATAACATTGATGACTCTTATGCTGA encodes the following:
- a CDS encoding response regulator transcription factor codes for the protein MKTVLYSDDINLLSHWQKSLENLCDVYDDLDSLYEIKESIIIINFSACLPECSYVLAELNKNNNRVLILHRTPDFEVAKKMIHLGAFGYGNALMRDHFIVSAVNTIRDGMVWLYPEYTSQLIMEIRPKEENQDALLVSLTSREKEVALLLKDGLTYKDIAIKLDITPRTVKAHAQNTYAKLHVKDRVALALLLK